The Candidatus Zixiibacteriota bacterium DNA segment ATGAGACTGCGGGCGGTTTCAATCGCAGTGACAAAGTTTTCGGGATAGATACATTGGGAGCCGATGTGGAAACAGAGGCCATGAAACTCGTGGCCTGCCTCTTCGATCAAGTGAGCCAGGGGCAGAACTTCCTCAGGTGTACAGCCGAACTTGTATTGCAGGTTCACCACCGCCTGAAGATTGCCGGCTATGCGATAGCGAATCAGGAGTTTCAAGCGCTTGTGCGTGTATCGCGCCAGTTTCTTGATCTCTTCCGGGTTGTCGACCACAAAAATTTCCAGACCCCGCTCAACAGCGTTGTCGAACTCCACGGTAGATTTGATCGGATGCGAGTGGACCAACTTGGCCGGGTCCAGGGCGGTCCGGAGCACGATGTCGATTTCACCCGCGGAACAGACATCAAAGCTGCCGCCGCAACGATGCACTTCTTCGATTATTGTCGGTTCGTTATTCGGCTTTACGGCGTAGTGGATGTCCACGCGCGGCAAGGCCGCTTTAAGCCTGAGGTAGTTGCGACTGACTTCACCGCGTGAGAGCATCATCAGAGGACTGCTGGTGGCTGGATCGTCGAGAAGTTCTCTCAAAACCACGACATCCGGTCCGGTCCCGGAATTCCTTTGGGCCGCCGCTGTAAGTGTCAGACTGTGTGTCATAGGACTTCTCTTGTCAGCCGGCAGTTGCCGCCTGCGATATCCCGGCCGGTTTGTGGTTGAGAGTTTCATCGGTTGGCGAAGGAATCCCTCGTTTGAGTTCGCGAACCTGTGTAGACTGCGCACGCAGTTTCTCCCGCAAGTAATCGTGGGCTTTGTATGGGTCTACCCGGTCGCCGCATGTGAAAAAGTCAACCGCGGCATAGCCGTATTCGGGCCAGGTGTGTAACGAAACATGGGACTCCGCAATTACCACCACGCCGGAGACACCTTGCGGATTGTAGCGATGAAAGACAGATTGTACAATAGTGGCGCCGGAGATTCGCGCTGCCTCGTTGAGGTGTTGCTCCATTGCCGAGATATCGTCCAGAATAACCCGATCACAGTCGGACAATTCCACTATCAGATGTTTACCGAGTATTTTCATCTTTGTCTCTCCAACGCAGCCGGTGCCGGCCGGCGGTTACATTTGCGGCGGCGTCGTGACCCACAAAAGGGTGACCAGTCGCCCACTATTGTTAGATATCTGATGCTCACGATCAGATGTGAAATAAAAGCAGTGATTCCGAGCAACACTGAGAGCCTTATTGTCGATGCTCAGGGTCGCCGTTCCCTGAATCACGTATCCGAACTGTTCACCGGGATGGGGGGTACGCTTCTCCAGACTCTCCCCCGGCCTCAACTGCACGTATATCGGGTCCATCAGACTATTGGTCGATCCCGGCACCAATAGCTCAAACTTCTCGGCGCCCGTGCCTTCGACAGCGACTCGATCCGAGGGTGCGAACACTTCCTTTGTACCCTGGTCGTCTGCGAAGAACTCAGACAAACCAACGCCGAGCGCTTCCAAAATGTCGGAAAGTGAATCGATCTGTATAGAGGTTTGGTCGTTCTCCAGTTGCGAGATAAACCCCTTGCTTAAACGCGCCCGGTTGGCCAACTCTTCCTGAGTAAGATCGGAGGCAAGTCTGAGCGCTTTGATTTTTTCGCCGATCCGCAGTTCCATTGTCGTCTCCGGCGCCGGAGCGCCTGTTTAGCAAACACGATCAAATAGTTTAACAAACAGCGACCTATAATACACGGCGACCAGAAGATGTCAAGCGGATTCTGGCAAGATTTCTCGTGGATTCCGCTCGACTGAAACGAACTCTGCGGAGTGATAGTACAGAGCTCGCCCGACCCAGCACCCAGCCTTGGACCGCCCACGCCTTTTGATTGACTTGACTTTCAAAACCAGTATATTCTCTGCGCTAGCTTGCGAAAGTGGTGGAATTGGTAGACACGCTGGATTTAGGATCCAGTTCCGAGAGGAATGGGGGTTCGAGTCCCCCCTTTCGCATTGTAATGAGATTGCAACGGATTAAGCTTGAGCCAAGGTAGTCGGCTTCGAGACTGGAGTGAAATCGGGTGAAGGTTGAGATTAAAGAACTAGATGGATTGAAGCGCCAGGTCAGCGTACAGATACCTTCAGAAGAGGTTGAAAGCGAAATGACCAAGAAATTCGCCGAGGTCAGGGCGCAAGCCAAAATCGACGGCTACCGTCCGGGCAAAGCGCCTATGGATCGAATCAAGTCTATGTTCGGCGATGAGGTGCGCAGCGATGTAGCCGAGGAACTTATCCGCATAAGTTATCCCGAGGTGATACGGCAACAATCGCTGAAGGTCGCATCGTATCCCACCGTCACCGAGGCTGATTACATCGAGGAAGGAGGCTTCGGTTATACTGCCGTAGTTGAGGTCTACCCGGAGATCGGCAAGGTAGCGTATGACAACCTGGAAGTCACCGTGCAAGAGGTCGAAGTCAGTGATGCGGATGTCGATGAGTTCGTTGAAGGTCTGCTAAAACGGTTTGCAGAGTACCGTGTTTTGGAACGTGAAGCCGGTCAAGAGGACGTGGTAGTGGCAGACCTGAAGAAACTGCACGATCCCTCATTGGTACTGCCCGGCGACAGCTTCGAGGATCAGGAGATCGATCTGGGCAACCCGGTTACGGTCCGAGAATTTCGCGAGCAACTCATAGGCGCCAAGGCATCAGATGAACTCGACATCGAGGTAAACTACCCCAAAGACTACCCCGATGCTGCCTTCGCGGGCGCTACGGTGAAGTATAATTGCCGGGTGAAAGCGGTGAAAGAGCGCATCCTGCCCGAGTTCGACGACGCCTTCGCCAAACGGACCGGTCAGGCCGAGACGGCGCTGGAACTGAGGCTGCAAATCCGCGAACAGCTCAAGCTGAGACTGGTCGATGCTCAAAACCGTTCCAAGCGTAATCAATTGATCGGACAGGTCAGCCAACAAAATGAGTTGCCGATTCCCGAAGGTCTTGTTGATGAATACCTCACCAACGTTATAGAGGATTTCAAGAAACGGCAAGGCGAAGACAAAGTTGATGAAACGGAGATTCGCAAGTCCTACCATGATATGGGTATCAGGACAATCCGCTGGAACCTGTTGTATAACCAATTGGTTGATCAGGAAAATATCGAAGTTTTGCCGGCAGATATCGAAGAGCGAATTCAGAAATTTGCCGACAACTATAAGATGAGCATGGAGAAAGCCAAAGAGGCGCTCAACAGCTCGGGATCGATCGCGGACATTCAGTCCTCGATCCTGGAAGAGAAAGTGCTTGATTTCCTCGTCGACAAAGCCAAGGTTATCACGCAAGAAAAACAGACAACGAAGGCTTAATACTGTTAGATTTAGGGAAGAACTGATGGGCCAAAGTATGAACGCGAGCTATTTAGTACCGATGGTGGTGGAGCAAACGGGACGGGGCGAACGCGCCTATGATATATTCTCACGGTTGCTCAAAGACAGGATTATCTTTATCGGCACGCCGATAGAGGACCAGATAGCCAGTGTGATAATCGCACAGATGCTGTTTCTGGAGGCCGAAGATCCGGAGAAAGACATCTTCGTCTACATCAATTCACCGGGTGGTTCGGTCACGGCCGGGATGGCCATATATGACACCATGCAATTCATCAAACCCGATGTGGCTACCACCTGCATGGGGATCGCAGCATCGATGGGCGCTTTCTTATTGGCTGCCGGGACTCCGGGCAAGAGGGCGGCCCTGCCCAACAGTCGCGTGATGATCCATCAGCCACTGGCCGGTACCCAGGGCCAGGTCTCTGATATCGTGATCATGACCGAAGAATTCAATCGGACCAAGAAACGTCTGAACGACCTGTTGGTGAAACACACCGGCCAACCTCTCGACGTTGTTGAGAAAGATACCGACCGCAACTTCTTCATGTCTCCGGAAGAAGCCAGGGAATACGGATTGATCGACAAGGTTTACGAGTTTGATCGTGAGAAAAAATAGTTGATCGTCGACCCGACTGACGTCGGTCGCACAGATCACGCTGGAATAAAAAAACAGCCATAGGAAATCATGGCCAAGAAAAACGACCAGACCAGAGTCCCCAGGCGATGTTCATTCTGCGGCAAACCGGCCGGCCAAGTGCGGCGTTTGTTTTCGGGGTATGAGTCATTCATTTGTGATGAGTGCGTCGAGCTTTGCTCAGACCTCCTGCAAAGCGCTCCTGAAACCGGTGTCCAGCAGGAAATCGCCAAGATCCCCCCGCCGGCGGAGATCAAGAACTTCCTCGACCAGTATGTCATTGGTCAAGAGCAGGCCAAAAAGACGGTCTCAGTAGCCGTCTACAATCATTACAAGCGAATAAACGCCCAGGCCAAAGCGCACTTAATCGATGACGACGTTAAGGCCGATGTTGAGTTGGAGAAATCCAATATATTACTGCTGGGACCAACGGGAACCGGCAAGACGTTGTTGGCGCGTACGCTGGCTCGTTTTCTCAAAGTGCCGTTTACTATCGCCGATGCTACCGTCTTAACCGAGGCCGGTTATGTCGGCGAAGATGTCGAGAACATTCTGGTACGGCTGTATCAGGCCGCGCATTTCAATCAGTTGCAGACCGAACGAGGCATCATCTATATCGATGAGTTGGACAAAATATCCCGCAAGGAAGGCAATCCGTCGATCACGCGCGATGTCTCAGGCGAGGGTGTCCAGCAGGGTCTGTTGAAGATACTCGAAGGTACCGTGGCCAACATTCCCCCAAAAGGTGGTCGCAAACATCCCGAGCAGGCGTTCGTGCAGATCAACACCTCAAACATTCTGTTCATCTGTGGCGGGGCATTTGACGGCCTGGAACAGGTGGTAGGCCGTCGCATTGGCAAGAAGACGATGGGCTTTGAAGCCGAGCAACGTTATGTCAAAACCGATTCGGCGGAAATCCTGGAGCATGTCCTGCCGGTGGATCTTATCAGCTACGGCTTGATACCGGAACTGGTAGGGAGGCTGCCGGTGGCGGCGCCGCTGATAGACCTGGATGAAGCGGCCCTCATGAACATCCTGACCCAGCCCAAAAACGCCCTGACCAAACAGTACGCTAAGTTGTTCGAGATGGAAGGGGTCAAGCTTCGGTTTGATCAGAAGGCTCTGAAAGCAGCCGTCAAGATCGCTATGGAACGCAAGACCGGCGCTCGTGCATTGCGCTCGATTCTCGAAAAGGCCATGATGGACATTATGTACGAGGTGCCATCGAATCCCGAGGTGGCTGAAGTGGTTATCAACGCCAAGACGATTACCGACGGCGCCAAACCGAAGATCATCACTCACGCCAAAAAGAAAAAAGCCGGCTGAGCCGGCGGTCTCTTCCCTCCCAATTCAAGCTTGTAGGGCAGGTCTCTCCGCAGACCTGCCACTAATGTCAGGCCCACAAGTGACATGACGCGGTACCCCACCCAGAGGCTTTGCGGTGGGTCGGCGGATGTCTTGACAAGCGAGAGCAGTAGCCCCTTATTGGTGACCATGGGAACGTTTTGGTACAAGAAATATGACGAATTGTCAGTCGCCGTGAAAGAAAGAAAATCCGAGTATGTCGCCCGGTGCAAGTTGCTTGGAGCAGATCCGAATGATGTGTTCAAAGAGGTATTTCAAGAACTCGTAGCGCGGGCTGTAAAAGAGAGCAACTGGCAGGAGGGTCTGAGGCTAAGTGAAGGAAAGACGCAAGCTTTTGCCACCGCAGCATTTCAGGACCAGCCAGATATCAGGGGACTCAGGTTAGATACTGGACGAATACTTGCTACTCACCGTCGGAACATCACCCGATTAGTCCGTGATGCTCGGAGCGAAGAAGAAATCGGTGCCTACAACCTGTCTTTGGCGTACTTCGTGTTACCGCTCATCGCTAGTGAACTCCAGAGTCGGCAAACCGCGAGCCTGGCCAAGGCTCTTTTGGAAGCTTACACAGCCTTGCAAAAGTCACCCAAAATGCCACCCGAGGCCGATAAGGCCATCAAGAAAGGGATGCAGGTTGTCGAAGAGTTGAAGGCATCGCAAGCTAGAGCCATGAGCCCTCTCACAGAGAATGTTGCGACTCAAGGCGAACAATTCAGTCACTTGCTCTCGGAGGAGTTCTCCACGCTTGTGAATCCTATGACGGCCAAGTATCTGCATTTCCTTCACAGAATCACACTCGCCGGACTTCAACCGCCGTCCGTCTGTGGCCGTTATCGGAAGACCCCGGTAAACGTAGGTTTGGAGGATGTCTATTTCCCTGCGCCATCGCTTGTGCCTGGCTTAACAAAAGAGTATTGTGAGTGGTTTCCATCACTCCTCTCCAATGTTACCAAGTACGATCCACTGCTCATGGCTGCAAGAGTCTCGTATCGGTTTGTGGCCATCCACCCCTATGGTGATGGGAATGGACGCGTCTCGCGACTACTTATGAACCTGGTTCTTTGGTCCTTCAATCACCCTCCTGTTTATTTGAAGGCGGATAAGAAAGGCCGACACCGTTATGGGTGGGCCTTACGCAAAGCAAATCGAGGCAATCTTGAACCGCTAGCTTGCTTAATAGCAATCTCACTTGAAGAGATCTACAGCAAACTGATCTCCACTGTCCGATCTTGATCGCCAACTCGGTACCCCACCCAGAGGCTTTGCGGCGGGTGGGCGCATTCTTGGCGCGCAGCCATGCCCCTTTGCAAGGGGATTTCTCTGCCTACATACTTCACAACATAACTCAATCAATCCACTATGACAACAACCGCCTGTCGCGGGTCCGAAGACGGACCCATCCTACGGGTCTGCGATAGAGATCCCAGACAAGTCAAAAGGCGTATCTTTTTTCAGAACAACTTAACCAAATCCCCGTAGAGTTATGCAGGCGTACCCCGCACGCCTTTTGGTCTCTGTTGTTTCCAACTTGCAGGGTTGGAAGGGGTCAGGGCACAACGAGAAATCGTGGTGTATAGGTGTGTTGAATTGTGAGTTTTTTTGCAGAAAGGGTATGTGTCGTGACAAAGAATCTTTCATGTATCTTATTGGGCTGTCTGGGCTTGGCAGGAATGGGATTAGTCCTGACCGACGGGTCCGCCATGGCATCAACCGAATTCAAGCCGGTCTTCAATCCTAAACTGACGATTGAACGATCCGCGGCTCCGATCAAGATCGACGGTATACTGGATGACGCCGGTTGGCAATCGGCCGGTCAGACCAGAAATTTCGTGGAGCGCTCACCCGGCGACATGACGGAGCCGGAAGTAAGGACAGATGCCTTTATCACCTACGATGAAGATAATCTGTATGTAGGCTTCTTTTGTTATGACGACCCC contains these protein-coding regions:
- the speD gene encoding adenosylmethionine decarboxylase, with protein sequence MKILGKHLIVELSDCDRVILDDISAMEQHLNEAARISGATIVQSVFHRYNPQGVSGVVVIAESHVSLHTWPEYGYAAVDFFTCGDRVDPYKAHDYLREKLRAQSTQVRELKRGIPSPTDETLNHKPAGISQAATAG
- the clpX gene encoding ATP-dependent Clp protease ATP-binding subunit ClpX encodes the protein MAKKNDQTRVPRRCSFCGKPAGQVRRLFSGYESFICDECVELCSDLLQSAPETGVQQEIAKIPPPAEIKNFLDQYVIGQEQAKKTVSVAVYNHYKRINAQAKAHLIDDDVKADVELEKSNILLLGPTGTGKTLLARTLARFLKVPFTIADATVLTEAGYVGEDVENILVRLYQAAHFNQLQTERGIIYIDELDKISRKEGNPSITRDVSGEGVQQGLLKILEGTVANIPPKGGRKHPEQAFVQINTSNILFICGGAFDGLEQVVGRRIGKKTMGFEAEQRYVKTDSAEILEHVLPVDLISYGLIPELVGRLPVAAPLIDLDEAALMNILTQPKNALTKQYAKLFEMEGVKLRFDQKALKAAVKIAMERKTGARALRSILEKAMMDIMYEVPSNPEVAEVVINAKTITDGAKPKIITHAKKKKAG
- the clpP gene encoding ATP-dependent Clp endopeptidase proteolytic subunit ClpP — translated: MNASYLVPMVVEQTGRGERAYDIFSRLLKDRIIFIGTPIEDQIASVIIAQMLFLEAEDPEKDIFVYINSPGGSVTAGMAIYDTMQFIKPDVATTCMGIAASMGAFLLAAGTPGKRAALPNSRVMIHQPLAGTQGQVSDIVIMTEEFNRTKKRLNDLLVKHTGQPLDVVEKDTDRNFFMSPEEAREYGLIDKVYEFDREKK
- a CDS encoding type III PLP-dependent enzyme encodes the protein MTHSLTLTAAAQRNSGTGPDVVVLRELLDDPATSSPLMMLSRGEVSRNYLRLKAALPRVDIHYAVKPNNEPTIIEEVHRCGGSFDVCSAGEIDIVLRTALDPAKLVHSHPIKSTVEFDNAVERGLEIFVVDNPEEIKKLARYTHKRLKLLIRYRIAGNLQAVVNLQYKFGCTPEEVLPLAHLIEEAGHEFHGLCFHIGSQCIYPENFVTAIETARSLIHSLDTHGLHTQLLDIGGGFPVEYVEPVPSLETFCAPIADALNEHIRPGIRIISEPGRAMVASSVTLVTTVLGKSLRDGKMWYYLDDGLYSTFSGIVYDQCQYPVVTLKEDKPRLSVLAGPTCDSFDVMYDGLMIPEHEVGDRILFLATGAYCAVSGSDFNTLRRPTYNIVP
- the tig gene encoding trigger factor; translated protein: MKVEIKELDGLKRQVSVQIPSEEVESEMTKKFAEVRAQAKIDGYRPGKAPMDRIKSMFGDEVRSDVAEELIRISYPEVIRQQSLKVASYPTVTEADYIEEGGFGYTAVVEVYPEIGKVAYDNLEVTVQEVEVSDADVDEFVEGLLKRFAEYRVLEREAGQEDVVVADLKKLHDPSLVLPGDSFEDQEIDLGNPVTVREFREQLIGAKASDELDIEVNYPKDYPDAAFAGATVKYNCRVKAVKERILPEFDDAFAKRTGQAETALELRLQIREQLKLRLVDAQNRSKRNQLIGQVSQQNELPIPEGLVDEYLTNVIEDFKKRQGEDKVDETEIRKSYHDMGIRTIRWNLLYNQLVDQENIEVLPADIEERIQKFADNYKMSMEKAKEALNSSGSIADIQSSILEEKVLDFLVDKAKVITQEKQTTKA
- a CDS encoding Fic family protein, with the translated sequence MGTFWYKKYDELSVAVKERKSEYVARCKLLGADPNDVFKEVFQELVARAVKESNWQEGLRLSEGKTQAFATAAFQDQPDIRGLRLDTGRILATHRRNITRLVRDARSEEEIGAYNLSLAYFVLPLIASELQSRQTASLAKALLEAYTALQKSPKMPPEADKAIKKGMQVVEELKASQARAMSPLTENVATQGEQFSHLLSEEFSTLVNPMTAKYLHFLHRITLAGLQPPSVCGRYRKTPVNVGLEDVYFPAPSLVPGLTKEYCEWFPSLLSNVTKYDPLLMAARVSYRFVAIHPYGDGNGRVSRLLMNLVLWSFNHPPVYLKADKKGRHRYGWALRKANRGNLEPLACLIAISLEEIYSKLISTVRS
- a CDS encoding XRE family transcriptional regulator, with amino-acid sequence MELRIGEKIKALRLASDLTQEELANRARLSKGFISQLENDQTSIQIDSLSDILEALGVGLSEFFADDQGTKEVFAPSDRVAVEGTGAEKFELLVPGSTNSLMDPIYVQLRPGESLEKRTPHPGEQFGYVIQGTATLSIDNKALSVARNHCFYFTSDREHQISNNSGRLVTLLWVTTPPQM